Part of the Persephonella hydrogeniphila genome is shown below.
GTTTCTCTTGCAAGTTCAATCCCTTCTTTTATATCTTCAACAACTCCTGCCACTTTCAGAGCAAAAGCCGAATTAAGAGCAACAAAGTCCGTCTTTGGAGAGTACTCTTTACCCTCTAAAATTTTCAGGGCTATATCAAGATTGTATTGAAGGTCTCCTCCTTCTATATCCTTAAGGGATGCTCTTCTCAAACCGAAATCCTCAGGTTTTACTGTGTAGATATTTATTTCATTGCCATTAAGTTCTCCAACCAAAGTCTCTGAAGTTATCGAGACCTCATCAAGTCCTTCCATTCCATGTACCACATACGCCTTTTCTATGCCAAGTTGAGATAACACTTTAGTGAGAGGTTCTACAAGGTTTTTATCATACACACCCATAAGCTGGTACTTTGCATCTGCTGGATTAGAAAGGGGTCCAAGAATATTAAAAATTGTTCTTACGCCTATTTCTCTTCTCTGTCTGATAACATTTTTCATAGCAGGGTGGTATATCGGGGCAAACAAAAATGCAAGCCCTATTTTTTCTATTGCCTCTGCTGCCTTTTCTGGAGGCATCTCTATATTGACACCTAATGCTTCCATTATATCTGCACTTCCACATTTAGAAGAAACAGACCTATTTCCATGTTTTGCAACTTTTGCTCCGGCTCCTGCAACAACAAAAGCAGTAATGGTGGAAACATTAAAGGTATTAACTATATCTCCTCCTGTTCCACACGTATCTACAAGTTTCGATTTATCAGAAACAGGAACTTTAACAGCTTCCTTTTTCATAACAGATGCAGCAGAAGAAATCTCATCAACTGTCTCTCCTTTCATTTTCATTCCTACGAGAACAGCACCTATCTGTGCATCAGTGGCTTCTCCCCTCATAAGAAAGGTAAAAAGTTTTTCTGTTTCCTCTTTTGATAAGTCTGTTTTTGAAGTTATCTTTCTTATAAGCTCTTTTATCAACTTTTTCTCCTCTACTGAAGAGATTTATCCAGATATTCTATAACAGCTTTCTCCCTCAGTTTATTAAGCTGTATTTCGTACTCCTTTTTTAGTTTCTCTGCAATCTCTTCTCCAGAAGGCTGTTCATTTATAAGTTTTTCTTTCTCATCTTCTATATAAACAAAGTAAATTCCATTTTTTACCGGAACTTCGAAAATATCACCAACTTTCCTTTTCCATATTTCTTCATCTAATCTCTTAATAAGATCACCTTTTCTTACTTCTCCTAAGAGGCCTCCTTTTTCTGCTGTTATTGGATCATCTGAGTATTTTCTTGCAAACTGTGGGAAATTATCTTTATTTAAATTTTTTACAAGAAAATCATATCTTTCTTTAAAATCTTTATCTTTGGTAGACAGGAAAATGATTCTTACCTTCCTAAGTTTTATCTGTTTACCTTCCTTTATACCCCCAAACAAGACCCTTCTCAGATGAATCTGTATATATCTCCTTATCAATAACTCCCGTTTTATCAGATCTTTAAACTCTGTGAAGGATATATTTTGCTCTATCAGTTTTTTCTTGAAATCCTCAACGCTGTTCATTTTATTTGCCTTTGCTATCCGGAGAATAGCATCTTCAACCTCTTCAGGTGCAACTCTGATACCTGATTTTTCTGCTGCTTGTGCAACAATGATTTGATCTATAAGTTTCTCTGCCGCTTCTTTTTTGTTTTTTATACCAAACCACTGCATAGCAAGCTCTAATTCTGACTGAAGAACGGGCTGACCGTTTACTACCATAACAATTCTGTCAAATAGCTTTAGATCCTTTTCTGTAGAAAAAGCAAAACTCCATACAAAAAGAAAAATCAGTAGTAATCTACCCATTTTTAGCTCTTTTTTTCCTTTTTTCTGCATAGTTTTCTATTATTTTTGTCTGTGCTCTTTCAATTCCAAGAGCTTTATCTGGTATATCCTTGGTAATCACAGAGCCTGATCCAGTTATTGCTTCCTCTCCTATAATAACAGGAGCTACCAGCATTGTATTGCTTCCTATAAAGGCTTTGTCTTTTATTACCGTTTTATGTTTTTTAAATCCATCATAATTACAGGTAATAGTTCCTGCTCCTATATTAACATCTTTTCCTATCTCTGCGTCTCCAAGATAGGCGAGATGCTTGGCAGCTGTATTCTGTCCAATAGTAGAGTTTTTTACTTCAACAAAGTTGCCTATTTGTGCTTTTTCTTTTATAACTGAGT
Proteins encoded:
- the trpD gene encoding anthranilate phosphoribosyltransferase, with the protein product MIKELIRKITSKTDLSKEETEKLFTFLMRGEATDAQIGAVLVGMKMKGETVDEISSAASVMKKEAVKVPVSDKSKLVDTCGTGGDIVNTFNVSTITAFVVAGAGAKVAKHGNRSVSSKCGSADIMEALGVNIEMPPEKAAEAIEKIGLAFLFAPIYHPAMKNVIRQRREIGVRTIFNILGPLSNPADAKYQLMGVYDKNLVEPLTKVLSQLGIEKAYVVHGMEGLDEVSITSETLVGELNGNEINIYTVKPEDFGLRRASLKDIEGGDLQYNLDIALKILEGKEYSPKTDFVALNSAFALKVAGVVEDIKEGIELARETIYSKKAFDVLEKLRDFSQGG
- a CDS encoding peptidylprolyl isomerase; protein product: MGRLLLIFLFVWSFAFSTEKDLKLFDRIVMVVNGQPVLQSELELAMQWFGIKNKKEAAEKLIDQIIVAQAAEKSGIRVAPEEVEDAILRIAKANKMNSVEDFKKKLIEQNISFTEFKDLIKRELLIRRYIQIHLRRVLFGGIKEGKQIKLRKVRIIFLSTKDKDFKERYDFLVKNLNKDNFPQFARKYSDDPITAEKGGLLGEVRKGDLIKRLDEEIWKRKVGDIFEVPVKNGIYFVYIEDEKEKLINEQPSGEEIAEKLKKEYEIQLNKLREKAVIEYLDKSLQ